A genome region from Blautia coccoides includes the following:
- a CDS encoding FAD-dependent oxidoreductase produces MKVLIIGGVAAGTKVAAKLKRENRDAEVLILTKSEDISYAGCGLPYYVGDVIHERSQLIVNTPQKFTKLTGADVETGIEVTALDREGKKVTAKVLKSGETKEYTYDKLVIATGASPVVPPLPGLDMNNVFMMRTPDDAEALRKAAESGTIKRAVIAGGGFIGLEVAENLQSRGIRTTVLDMLPHIMPGFDQEMAEYAENHLADQGIMTLLDTKLEGVEGNGTVEKVKTSRRAIKADALVLSLGIRANTAFLADTGIELAPNRTILVDDHMRTNDEDIYALGDCSMITNRMTHQRAWSPMGSSANIEGRIAAQNIAGGDVSYPGVLGTGVVKLPGLNAGRTGLTEQAAKDAGHDVVSVVAVVDDKAHYYPGADSFLVKMIADKTTGEFLGIQVLGKGAVDKMVDIAVVALSMKATVHQLEHLDFAYAPPFSTAIHPFAHCINILLNKISGSFETFTPVEFAEGMAEGYKVIDASLKPTLEGVEFINLEEVDGELEGHPKDEKLLLVCAKGKRAYMLQNRLKYYGYTNTKVLEGGSAFNGEDLTED; encoded by the coding sequence ATGAAGGTATTGATTATTGGCGGTGTAGCCGCAGGTACAAAGGTTGCAGCAAAACTGAAGAGAGAGAACAGAGATGCAGAGGTACTGATCCTGACCAAGAGCGAGGACATTTCTTATGCGGGATGCGGCCTTCCTTATTATGTGGGTGATGTAATCCATGAGAGAAGCCAGTTGATCGTCAACACACCTCAGAAATTTACAAAGCTGACAGGCGCAGATGTTGAGACAGGCATAGAAGTGACAGCTCTTGACCGTGAAGGCAAAAAAGTTACTGCCAAAGTCCTGAAATCAGGTGAGACAAAAGAATATACATATGATAAACTGGTAATAGCAACCGGTGCGTCTCCAGTTGTGCCGCCTCTCCCGGGACTTGATATGAACAATGTATTCATGATGAGAACTCCTGATGATGCAGAGGCACTCAGAAAAGCCGCCGAGTCAGGTACCATAAAACGTGCAGTCATAGCAGGTGGTGGATTTATCGGTCTGGAAGTTGCAGAGAATCTTCAGAGCCGCGGTATCCGCACTACAGTTCTGGATATGCTTCCGCATATTATGCCGGGATTTGATCAGGAGATGGCAGAATACGCAGAGAATCATCTGGCAGACCAGGGAATCATGACACTTCTTGACACAAAGCTGGAAGGTGTGGAAGGCAATGGTACTGTTGAGAAGGTTAAGACCTCCAGAAGAGCTATCAAAGCGGATGCTCTGGTTCTTTCCCTTGGCATTCGTGCCAACACAGCATTCCTGGCTGATACAGGAATCGAGCTTGCGCCCAACAGGACAATTCTTGTAGATGACCATATGAGAACAAATGATGAGGACATCTATGCGCTTGGTGACTGCTCTATGATCACTAACCGTATGACACATCAGAGAGCTTGGTCACCTATGGGGTCCTCAGCCAATATCGAGGGCAGGATCGCGGCACAGAATATTGCCGGTGGGGATGTTTCCTATCCTGGCGTTCTGGGAACAGGCGTAGTCAAACTGCCGGGCCTGAATGCCGGCCGTACAGGGCTTACAGAGCAGGCAGCAAAGGATGCGGGACATGATGTAGTCTCCGTTGTAGCTGTTGTGGATGACAAGGCCCATTATTATCCGGGAGCAGATTCCTTCCTGGTTAAGATGATCGCTGATAAGACCACAGGTGAGTTCCTGGGTATCCAGGTTCTCGGAAAAGGCGCTGTGGATAAGATGGTGGATATCGCCGTGGTGGCTCTGAGCATGAAAGCCACAGTACATCAGTTGGAGCATCTGGACTTTGCATACGCACCGCCCTTCTCAACAGCCATCCATCCTTTTGCGCACTGCATCAACATCCTTTTGAACAAGATTTCAGGTTCTTTTGAGACCTTTACTCCTGTTGAGTTTGCAGAAGGTATGGCAGAGGGTTATAAAGTGATCGATGCATCCCTGAAACCAACTCTGGAAGGTGTGGAATTTATAAACCTGGAGGAAGTTGACGGAGAATTGGAAGGACATCCAAAGGATGAAAAACTGCTTCTTGTGTGCGCAAAAGGGAAAAGGGCATAC